In candidate division WOR-3 bacterium, one DNA window encodes the following:
- a CDS encoding TonB family protein, which produces MAERIVGFGYYKIVEEIGEGGFGTVYKAIHRVLEQPVALKTLHTFLTKEPKFKERFFKEAETQAKLKHPHIVLIHNFFQEEGVYYIVMEYLEGMTLPDGQRIRTLSDLIKKGPLPEEQILSIFRQVLEAVGYAHNLGVLHLDLKPSNILFTSTGEVKVTDFGIARIISGERVGLASEIRVGTTPYMSPEQILNKPLNKSSDIYSLGITLYEMATGEVPFKRTETSSVEEQHLFSPPPKIREKNPKIPLAWEKIVEKALAKKPNERFQTCEEFLAALTQPPEEKIPIVEKVKTIPCPALVGKTKKEAEAIANAQKLNILLEGEESSEITPEGLILYQTPEPGTLMGEGEAVKIIVSKGKALKPIPVPLLIGKGKEEAERLLAPLGLKLKIEGEDFSDTVPANSIISQKPAVGTEVKFGEVIKVILSKGKRPPLVKIVKVPPLVGKAKKEAELTLTNLGLKLMIEKEDYSETIPEGSIIKQSPEPNTQLKEGESVKVILSKGKRLVFCPNLVGKRKAEAEAEAKRNKLTIIFEGEEYSEEIPEGMVLKQTPAPNTQLREGETIKIILSKGLPLIKVPDLTEKTEGEAIKILYPLGLKLVVAGEDYSPDIPLGRILRQSPSPNESLRKGETVKVILSKGEKLIAVPNLIGKELKEAERTLNSLGLKIKIEREDFSETVPANSIINQKPAGGTEVKSGEAVKVILSKGKKPPVVKVVKVPSLVRRKKEEAESLLQNLGLKLLVENQDYSETIEEGCVLKQSPPAETQLKEGESVKVTLSKGLPLIKVPDLTEKTEGEAIKILYPLGLKLVVAGEDYSPDIPLGRILRQSPSPNESLRKGETVKVILSKGEKLIAVPNLIGKELKEAERTLNSLGLKIKIEREDFSENIPANAVVDQNPPSGKNLKAGGVVEVVLSKGKKPAVVKIIKVPPLIGKKKEEAEKIIADLNLRLIIEEEYANEFPAGIIFKQIPEAGAELKEGDILKIIESKGPELVRVPLLINEEKKSAEKILSSLGLKIKIEGEEFSELPPGVVMSQTPAAGAKLKLGEEVKVVISKGKRPLKAPVLIDKTLSEAEKIVSNLGLKLVTESWEYHNVIPKGRIVKQSPEPEAVVTEGLIRVVLSKGKEPVRSPNLIGKTISEAEKELSKLGLKLVIEWEDFSEKIPKDCILSQTPDPGEELPEGSTIRVILSKGKKPIERKIIVVPSLLGKKRKEAEKIIWDLNLKLLIEGEEYSETYAKDSIIQQSPLPGETLKEGEVVKVILSKGKELIPVKEEKVKVAYPKIKKLPKIPKTALIGVGIVLVLALSLFLALSSRPKPKKISYAATKPESTTQATLVPQETLTPPEERIKPETLAQRPRAETLARRTETIPAVKPKPETVVSQPPVETTPPPKEETTPQIVPYAKVEIKPNPISIPKPEYPEMARRARIEGQTIVKVLVEVDGSVIDAQILKSSGNDALDEAALVAARQAKFSPARQKDIPVRVWVSIPFNFYLKR; this is translated from the coding sequence ATGGCGGAAAGGATTGTGGGCTTTGGTTATTATAAAATCGTTGAAGAAATCGGTGAGGGTGGTTTTGGCACCGTTTACAAAGCGATCCACCGCGTCTTAGAACAACCGGTTGCCTTAAAGACCCTCCACACCTTCTTAACCAAAGAACCAAAATTTAAGGAACGTTTCTTCAAAGAAGCGGAAACCCAAGCAAAATTAAAACATCCCCATATCGTCCTCATCCATAATTTCTTCCAGGAGGAAGGAGTCTATTATATCGTAATGGAATACCTGGAAGGGATGACGCTTCCCGATGGGCAAAGAATAAGAACGCTAAGCGATTTGATTAAAAAAGGACCGCTACCCGAAGAGCAGATTCTTTCTATCTTTCGCCAAGTCTTAGAAGCGGTTGGTTATGCCCACAACCTGGGCGTTCTCCATCTTGACTTAAAACCATCCAATATCCTCTTCACCTCCACGGGGGAGGTTAAGGTCACCGATTTTGGCATCGCCCGGATTATTAGTGGGGAAAGAGTGGGTCTCGCCTCAGAAATTCGGGTGGGCACTACCCCTTATATGTCCCCGGAGCAGATATTAAATAAACCGCTAAATAAATCCTCCGACATCTATTCTTTGGGAATTACCCTTTACGAAATGGCTACCGGGGAAGTACCTTTCAAGAGGACCGAGACCTCTTCGGTAGAAGAGCAGCACCTCTTCTCCCCACCCCCGAAAATTAGGGAGAAAAATCCCAAAATCCCTCTCGCCTGGGAAAAGATAGTGGAAAAGGCATTAGCCAAAAAGCCCAACGAACGCTTCCAGACCTGCGAAGAATTTCTCGCCGCCTTAACCCAACCCCCCGAGGAAAAGATACCGATCGTGGAAAAGGTAAAAACCATTCCCTGCCCAGCCTTGGTTGGAAAAACGAAAAAGGAAGCGGAAGCGATCGCCAATGCCCAGAAATTAAATATCCTTCTGGAAGGGGAGGAATCCTCAGAAATCACCCCCGAAGGTTTAATCCTCTACCAAACCCCGGAACCCGGGACATTGATGGGAGAAGGGGAAGCGGTAAAGATAATCGTCAGCAAAGGGAAGGCGTTAAAACCAATCCCCGTGCCCCTCCTTATCGGTAAGGGGAAAGAGGAAGCGGAGAGACTCCTTGCTCCTCTGGGTTTAAAACTGAAGATTGAAGGGGAAGATTTCTCAGATACAGTTCCCGCCAATAGTATCATCAGTCAGAAGCCAGCCGTGGGTACGGAAGTGAAATTCGGGGAGGTGATTAAAGTTATTCTCAGCAAAGGAAAGAGACCTCCGCTCGTCAAAATCGTTAAGGTCCCTCCTCTGGTGGGCAAAGCAAAAAAGGAAGCGGAATTGACCTTAACTAACTTGGGCCTGAAATTAATGATCGAAAAAGAAGATTATTCCGAAACCATCCCCGAAGGCTCTATCATAAAACAGTCGCCCGAACCTAACACCCAATTGAAAGAAGGAGAAAGTGTAAAGGTTATTTTAAGTAAAGGAAAAAGATTAGTCTTTTGTCCCAATCTGGTCGGCAAAAGAAAAGCGGAAGCGGAAGCGGAAGCAAAAAGAAATAAATTGACAATCATCTTTGAAGGTGAGGAATATTCCGAAGAGATACCGGAGGGTATGGTCTTAAAACAGACTCCCGCGCCTAATACCCAATTGAGAGAAGGGGAAACGATAAAGATAATATTGAGCAAGGGTCTCCCCCTCATTAAAGTCCCCGACCTGACCGAAAAGACCGAAGGCGAGGCGATAAAAATCCTCTACCCCTTGGGACTGAAACTGGTCGTAGCCGGAGAAGATTATTCCCCAGATATCCCCCTGGGAAGAATCCTCCGCCAATCCCCATCTCCAAACGAATCTCTAAGAAAGGGAGAAACAGTAAAAGTGATTTTAAGTAAAGGGGAAAAACTAATTGCCGTCCCCAACCTCATCGGTAAGGAATTAAAAGAAGCAGAAAGAACCCTTAATAGCCTCGGACTCAAAATAAAAATTGAAAGGGAAGATTTCTCGGAGACAGTTCCCGCCAATAGTATCATTAACCAGAAGCCAGCCGGGGGGACGGAAGTGAAATCCGGGGAGGCGGTGAAGGTCATTTTGAGTAAGGGGAAGAAACCACCTGTCGTGAAAGTCGTCAAGGTCCCATCATTAGTCCGCAGGAAAAAGGAGGAAGCGGAAAGCCTCCTTCAGAATTTGGGCTTAAAATTACTGGTTGAAAATCAAGACTATTCCGAAACCATTGAAGAGGGATGCGTCCTAAAACAATCGCCCCCTGCCGAAACCCAATTGAAAGAGGGAGAAAGTGTAAAGGTGACCCTAAGCAAGGGTCTCCCCCTCATTAAAGTCCCCGACCTGACCGAAAAGACCGAAGGCGAGGCGATAAAAATCCTCTACCCCTTAGGACTGAAACTGGTCGTAGCCGGAGAAGATTATTCCCCAGATATCCCCCTGGGAAGAATCCTCCGCCAATCCCCATCTCCAAACGAATCTCTAAGAAAGGGAGAAACAGTAAAAGTGATTTTAAGTAAAGGGGAAAAACTAATTGCCGTCCCCAACCTCATCGGTAAGGAATTAAAAGAAGCAGAAAGAACCCTTAATAGCCTCGGACTTAAAATAAAAATTGAAAGGGAAGATTTCTCGGAAAATATCCCGGCTAATGCCGTCGTAGACCAGAATCCACCGTCCGGCAAAAACTTAAAAGCGGGAGGGGTGGTGGAAGTGGTGCTCAGTAAAGGCAAGAAACCAGCGGTGGTGAAAATTATTAAAGTCCCTCCCCTTATCGGAAAGAAGAAGGAAGAGGCAGAAAAAATTATCGCCGACCTCAATTTAAGGTTAATCATAGAAGAAGAGTACGCCAATGAATTTCCGGCCGGAATAATCTTTAAGCAGATCCCCGAAGCCGGTGCCGAATTGAAAGAAGGTGATATTCTCAAAATCATTGAGAGTAAAGGACCGGAGTTGGTGAGAGTTCCCCTTTTAATCAACGAAGAGAAAAAATCGGCAGAAAAGATTCTATCCTCCTTGGGACTAAAAATTAAAATAGAGGGGGAAGAATTCTCAGAATTGCCTCCCGGGGTAGTGATGAGCCAAACTCCAGCCGCGGGAGCGAAATTGAAATTAGGAGAAGAAGTAAAGGTCGTCATCAGCAAAGGGAAAAGACCACTTAAAGCCCCAGTCCTGATTGACAAGACCCTATCCGAGGCGGAAAAGATTGTTTCTAATTTAGGCTTAAAGTTAGTTACTGAATCTTGGGAATATCATAACGTTATTCCGAAAGGGAGAATCGTCAAGCAGTCACCCGAACCCGAAGCAGTAGTGACTGAGGGCTTGATCCGGGTGGTATTAAGTAAAGGCAAAGAGCCGGTCCGATCTCCCAACCTCATCGGTAAGACAATTTCCGAGGCGGAAAAAGAACTAAGTAAACTCGGATTAAAGTTGGTTATAGAATGGGAGGACTTCTCCGAGAAAATTCCCAAAGATTGCATTTTGAGTCAAACCCCAGACCCGGGTGAAGAATTACCCGAGGGAAGCACGATTCGGGTAATTTTGAGTAAAGGAAAAAAACCGATTGAGAGAAAGATAATTGTTGTCCCGTCATTATTGGGGAAAAAGAGAAAGGAAGCCGAAAAAATTATTTGGGACCTGAACCTTAAACTGCTTATTGAAGGGGAAGAGTATTCTGAAACTTATGCCAAAGATTCTATCATTCAACAATCCCCCCTGCCTGGTGAGACCTTAAAAGAAGGCGAAGTTGTAAAAGTCATCTTGAGTAAAGGGAAAGAGTTAATCCCGGTGAAAGAAGAAAAGGTAAAAGTTGCTTATCCTAAGATAAAGAAACTGCCAAAAATTCCGAAAACCGCTTTAATTGGCGTAGGGATAGTTTTAGTATTGGCATTATCCCTCTTTCTGGCTCTCTCCTCCCGACCGAAACCCAAGAAGATATCTTATGCGGCGACTAAACCAGAGAGTACAACCCAAGCCACTCTCGTTCCCCAAGAGACATTAACTCCTCCAGAAGAGAGGATCAAACCGGAAACTCTTGCCCAAAGACCAAGAGCGGAAACCTTAGCCCGAAGAACCGAGACAATTCCAGCGGTAAAACCAAAACCGGAAACGGTCGTTTCCCAACCACCGGTTGAGACAACCCCTCCCCCAAAAGAAGAGACCACACCCCAGATTGTCCCTTATGCCAAAGTGGAGATAAAACCGAACCCCATTTCTATTCCCAAACCCGAATATCCGGAGATGGCTCGCCGGGCAAGGATTGAAGGACAGACAATTGTTAAGGTATTAGTTGAGGTTGATGGCTCAGTGATTGATGCCCAAATCTTAAAATCTTCGGGTAACGATGCCTTGGATGAGGCGGCATTAGTTGCCGCTCGGCAGGCAAAATTTAGTCCCGCCCGGCAAAAGGATATTCCCGTTCGGGTTTGGGTTTCCATCCCTTTTAACTTCTACCTCAAAAGATAA
- a CDS encoding AAA family ATPase — protein sequence MDLDRYRIAPERLRINVDPKILGFGTTEEIPFCEEIVGQDRAVAALRMGLEIESIGYNIYVTGPVGTGRTTTVKCLLAEAEKGKKVPDDKLYVNNFKDPDSPRLIRLPAGKGKEFKKDMEDFIEHLQKNIPLVFEGESYQKRRNRLVESFKEWSSKKTMDFEKKLEKEGFAIVQPTPFVRPEIVYKLGESLVKITDLIYAVEEGKISQEEYERIRGRYQELVEELNNIFKELRDKEKETREKLANMDREEVKPLLLDHIQEMKEKYKNEKISLYLDEVYESILNNLSLFREKKEEVPSVDPFLEYRVNLLVDNSEEKNAPVIFETSPTYKNLFGVIERVWDARGQWRTDFTKIKAGSLVKADGGFLVLNALDTLIEPGVWNTLKRTLRNRKVEIQNYDLYSLFYYSALKPEPIDIDVKVIMIGDPILYSLLATYDEDFKKVFKIRADFDWQMPFDEKMAKEYAKVIKAIIVKEGLLPFDNTGVSEIMNFGIRLAGRKNKISARFNVIADLLKEASYWAKKGGKDKVSAEDVKKAIEQRQFRSRLIEEKIQEMIDEGTLLIDTEGKVIGQVNGLSIYDTGEYAFGRPTRITARTAVGSQGIIDIEREAELSGKIHSKGVLILSGYLRYKYAQDHPLIISASICFEQSYSGVEGDSASSAELCCLLSALSGLPLRQDLAITGSVNQKGEIQPIGGVNEKIEGFFEVCKKRGLKGTEGVIIPERNIEDLMLKDEVISACREGKFHIYAVKTIDEAIEILTGVPAGEKDEKGNYPEGTVNYLVAKKLREYALKYKEFIGEEKPV from the coding sequence ATGGATTTAGACCGTTATCGGATAGCACCGGAAAGATTAAGAATTAATGTTGACCCAAAAATTTTAGGTTTTGGGACCACGGAAGAGATTCCTTTCTGTGAGGAGATTGTTGGTCAGGACCGGGCGGTGGCGGCATTGCGGATGGGATTAGAGATTGAGAGTATCGGTTATAATATCTACGTCACGGGACCGGTTGGTACCGGAAGGACAACGACGGTGAAGTGTCTCTTAGCGGAGGCGGAAAAGGGGAAGAAGGTTCCGGATGATAAGTTGTATGTGAATAATTTCAAGGATCCGGATTCCCCAAGATTGATTCGGTTGCCCGCGGGAAAGGGTAAGGAGTTTAAGAAGGATATGGAGGATTTTATTGAGCATCTGCAGAAGAACATCCCCTTGGTCTTTGAAGGCGAATCTTATCAGAAGAGGCGAAATCGGTTAGTTGAGAGTTTTAAGGAGTGGAGTTCTAAAAAGACGATGGATTTTGAAAAGAAATTGGAGAAGGAGGGTTTTGCAATTGTGCAGCCCACACCCTTTGTCCGGCCGGAGATTGTCTATAAGTTGGGCGAGAGTTTAGTGAAGATTACCGATCTGATTTATGCGGTGGAAGAAGGGAAAATAAGTCAAGAAGAATACGAAAGGATTAGAGGGCGGTATCAGGAATTGGTGGAGGAGTTGAACAATATCTTTAAGGAGTTGCGGGATAAGGAGAAAGAGACGAGGGAGAAGTTAGCCAATATGGACCGGGAAGAGGTGAAACCTTTACTTTTAGACCACATCCAGGAAATGAAAGAGAAATACAAAAACGAAAAGATTTCTCTCTATTTAGATGAGGTTTACGAATCAATCCTTAATAATCTCTCCCTCTTTCGGGAGAAGAAGGAGGAGGTTCCTTCCGTTGACCCATTTTTGGAATACCGGGTTAATTTATTGGTTGATAATTCCGAAGAGAAAAATGCCCCGGTCATTTTTGAGACTTCCCCTACTTACAAGAATCTCTTCGGGGTAATTGAAAGGGTTTGGGATGCCCGGGGGCAATGGCGTACCGATTTCACTAAGATTAAGGCGGGTTCTTTGGTTAAAGCCGATGGTGGATTTTTGGTCCTCAATGCCTTAGATACTTTAATTGAACCTGGGGTCTGGAATACCTTAAAACGGACTTTAAGAAACCGGAAGGTGGAGATTCAGAACTACGACTTGTATTCTCTATTTTACTATTCCGCCCTGAAACCGGAGCCGATTGATATTGATGTGAAGGTGATTATGATTGGTGACCCAATATTATACTCCCTTTTAGCCACCTACGATGAGGACTTCAAGAAGGTTTTTAAAATCCGGGCGGATTTTGATTGGCAGATGCCTTTTGACGAGAAGATGGCAAAGGAATACGCCAAGGTGATAAAGGCAATTATTGTCAAGGAAGGACTCTTACCTTTTGACAATACCGGGGTTAGCGAGATAATGAATTTCGGCATCCGTTTGGCCGGAAGGAAGAATAAAATTTCTGCCCGTTTTAATGTCATCGCTGATCTCTTAAAGGAGGCATCCTACTGGGCAAAGAAGGGGGGGAAGGATAAGGTTTCAGCCGAAGATGTGAAAAAGGCGATTGAACAACGACAATTCCGTTCCCGGTTGATTGAAGAGAAGATTCAAGAGATGATTGATGAGGGGACTTTACTGATTGATACCGAAGGGAAAGTTATCGGTCAGGTTAATGGGCTTTCCATTTATGATACCGGGGAATATGCCTTCGGTCGGCCCACCCGCATCACCGCCCGCACCGCGGTGGGCAGTCAGGGGATAATTGATATTGAGCGGGAGGCAGAACTATCAGGTAAGATTCATAGTAAAGGGGTTTTAATCCTTTCGGGCTATTTAAGATACAAATACGCTCAGGACCATCCCTTAATTATTAGTGCCAGTATCTGCTTTGAACAGTCCTATTCCGGGGTGGAAGGTGACTCGGCTTCTTCGGCGGAACTGTGTTGTCTCCTTTCTGCCTTGTCAGGACTTCCTCTCCGTCAGGACCTCGCCATTACCGGTTCGGTGAATCAGAAGGGTGAGATTCAACCAATCGGTGGGGTGAATGAGAAGATCGAAGGTTTCTTTGAGGTCTGCAAGAAGAGAGGATTGAAGGGGACGGAAGGGGTGATCATTCCGGAAAGGAATATTGAGGATCTGATGTTAAAGGATGAGGTGATTTCTGCCTGTCGGGAAGGGAAGTTTCATATTTATGCGGTAAAGACGATTGACGAGGCGATTGAGATCTTGACCGGAGTGCCGGCGGGAGAGAAGGACGAAAAGGGAAATTATCCCGAAGGGACGGTTAATTACTTAGTAGCAAAGAAGTTGAGGGAATACGCCTTAAAATATAAGGAATTTATCGGGGAAGAGAAGCCGGTCTAA
- a CDS encoding IS110 family transposase, whose amino-acid sequence MLNLNPNNIIPFGVDPSRAELAIVSINERPTLFKIRNNQDGHREFLKRVVKMKEETGKTPVFAIEGNSPFVLGFTFQAYRLEFPTYEITPYHLHEVRNLLLGEDQNDYRDAKAAAMAITQLPQLLKPVKNDLLWFALKVLVSTRLRLVRDQTRDINLLHNHLSQIWGPVYKKFFPILNSPQALTFFSTFPTPVGVYGAEEEVLNLLQAQGLLYYRVKWGKKKVKEIKAEVKEMDWKRDEYLTELGLIVKSFATDALKRLRRIKEIEERLKEKAKGWKEGEISLLRTIPGFDWVLACSVVVLIGDLSRFERKADFIAYCGLVLCSKESGKKKGKKKRKRRNKLLSHLFYQAALASLRSSELSRKYYQKKLQEGKKGKQAIRALAKKLAEITYAVLKNKEPYDETRLLN is encoded by the coding sequence ATGCTTAACTTAAATCCCAATAACATAATCCCCTTTGGCGTCGACCCTTCAAGGGCCGAGTTAGCCATAGTGAGTATAAACGAAAGACCCACCCTTTTCAAGATAAGAAATAACCAAGATGGCCATAGGGAATTCTTGAAGAGAGTGGTGAAGATGAAAGAAGAGACAGGAAAGACTCCGGTCTTTGCCATTGAAGGAAACTCCCCCTTTGTTCTTGGTTTTACATTCCAGGCTTATCGTCTTGAATTCCCTACTTATGAAATAACGCCTTATCATCTTCATGAAGTAAGAAACCTTCTCCTCGGAGAAGACCAAAACGATTATCGGGATGCCAAGGCCGCAGCAATGGCAATAACCCAATTACCTCAATTGTTAAAACCGGTAAAAAATGATTTGCTCTGGTTCGCCTTGAAAGTTTTAGTTTCTACCCGCCTCCGCTTAGTAAGAGACCAAACAAGGGACATTAACCTCCTTCATAACCATTTGAGCCAAATCTGGGGACCAGTTTATAAAAAGTTCTTTCCCATCCTTAACTCACCCCAAGCCCTTACCTTTTTTTCCACCTTTCCCACCCCGGTTGGCGTTTACGGAGCAGAAGAAGAGGTCTTAAATCTACTACAGGCGCAAGGATTACTTTACTATCGGGTAAAATGGGGTAAAAAGAAGGTAAAAGAGATAAAGGCAGAAGTTAAAGAGATGGACTGGAAAAGAGATGAGTATTTAACCGAACTTGGTCTAATAGTTAAGTCCTTTGCCACTGATGCCTTAAAGAGACTTCGGAGGATTAAAGAGATTGAAGAGAGGTTAAAAGAAAAGGCGAAGGGATGGAAAGAGGGAGAGATTTCTTTACTGAGGACAATTCCTGGTTTTGACTGGGTTTTAGCCTGTTCGGTGGTGGTATTGATTGGTGATTTATCTCGGTTTGAGAGGAAAGCGGATTTTATTGCTTATTGCGGATTAGTCCTTTGTAGTAAAGAGAGTGGGAAAAAGAAAGGGAAGAAGAAGAGGAAGCGAAGGAATAAATTACTCTCCCATCTTTTTTACCAGGCGGCATTGGCTTCTTTGCGGAGTAGCGAGTTATCAAGGAAGTATTACCAGAAGAAGTTACAGGAAGGAAAGAAAGGGAAGCAAGCGATTAGGGCATTAGCAAAAAAGTTAGCAGAGATTACTTATGCGGTTCTTAAAAATAAGGAGCCCTATGATGAAACAAGGCTCCTGAATTAA